Genomic segment of Planctomycetota bacterium:
CTGCAGCACCCGCTTCATGCACGGAATGTCACGAACCGGCTTCCGTCGGCGGGTACGAATAACGACCTTCCGGTCGCCCGTCCAGCCGATCGTCGGCGCTTCGCCTTGCCCCGACCCCTCTTCGCGCGGCGCTCGGCTTAGGGTTGAGTGGCGGGGACTGGCAATTGGCCCGAGGGTGGTGGCACGAATTCGCCGGAAGGCTGAGGCGCGGCGAATGGCGGCGGGGCGGTTTGGGATGGCTCTGGCGCAGGCGCGGCAGCCCCGAGAGGCCCCTTGGGAACTGTCACGACCGGCGGCTTGGTGAGGATATAGCTGAGCGCACCCACCGGCGCTCGCAGCGAGTCGCGACGTGCCGCGTCGCGATACGCTTTGTCGGCCCAAGGCGCTTCGGACAGTTGCACGCCGTTGTAATCCAGCAACGATCCCTTTTCCAATTGCATATTCTTGAGTGACAGCGTGTATTCGATCAAGGCTCGATAGAAACGCGAGCTGGCGTCGGCCGCGATGCGTTGCGATTCGAGCACCAGATCGAGCGGCACTTGGTCGGCGTCGAAGGCCACTTGAGCCGCCCGCAGTTGCTGCAGCGCGGCGTGGCGTCGGTTGAAGACGGTTTGCACCACGAGGTAGGCGCGATCCTTTTCGGCCATCGCGGCGCTGATATCGTGGACGACTTGTCTTTCCAATTCTCGCAAAAGGGCCATCTCGCGGCGCAGATTCAACTCGGCGTTGCGGACCATGGCGTGCCCCTTGCGGAAGCCCAGCGGCATCGAAAACTCCGCGCCCGCCTGGTATTCCTGAAACTGGCCAGTGGCCAGGTTCCCCCAGGCATTGTCGAAATCCGCCGTCGAGCCGCCGATCAGGTTTTGTCCGAAGCCGCGCATGCGATAACGTCCCACCATGTCGAACTGGGGTCTGAGGAAGTTGCGACTGGCGGCAAGTTCCAACTCGCGGCGTTTGACCAACCAGCGCTGCCGGCGCAACTCGACGCGACGTCCCAAGGCTTCGGTCATCACGTCAGTCCAGTCGAAAACGACGTCAGCCATCCTGGGTTCGTCGATCGGACGGAGCACTTCGCCGTCGCTGATCGGCAGCCCAATCAGGAGCCGCAATCTTCGTTCGGTCGTCTGCAAGCCACCCTGACCGCGGAAAGTGCCGCCGCTGGTGCCGTTGTTCGTGCGCGTGCCATCCACCGCAATGCCAGCCAAGGCGTTTTGCACTTCCTCTTCGAAACGAAAGTACTGTTCGCGGGCGTGCGCTTCCTTTTCCGCTTCGCCACCCACGCGTCCGGTCGCGTTCAACGAGTTGACGCGCCGCCAGGTTTCCAAGGCCGTGTTGCGAGCCAGAACCTTGGCGTCCAAATCGCGATAGGCGAAGTAGAGATCCCAATAGGCGTTCTCCACGTCGCTAAGCAGCGTGCGCGTGGCGGCTTCGAACTCGGTCAGGCTGACATCGGTTCGCAACCGAGCCAGCATCACGCCGTTGAAAATACCAGGCACGCCGGTCGGGCCGGCGATCCGGTTGTATTGCACTCCCGAACCCTGCGCCAGCGGCTGGCGGACTTCGGCCTCGAAGTTCGTATTCCAGGCGCTGGGGAACTCGTTGCCAGGCGCGTTGTTGGCGTCGTAATCGGTGTTGTGTCGAAAGGCGACCTTGCCGCCCGTCGCGATGGTCTTGGCGATCTGGCTCTGATAGACCAGCGCTTCTTGCTTGAGCAGCCGCGTACCGCCGCCAAAAAACGAGTTGTTGAACGCGCGATGATTGTCTTCGTAGAACAACGTCGTCGAATACTGGGCGTCAAAGGCGGCCAACGCGGCGTCCACGCCGAAACGCGGATCGGTCTCGGTCACGGCGGCGCCATAGACCGTCTGGGCCGTATCGGGCGAGCGAATCAGCGTGCCGCCCAGATCACGAATCACCTGCGCGTTGGCCAGCGCTGATTGAACGGCCTCGTTGAGAGTGAGTTCGCGAAAACGAGGCGGCAGTTGGTTCGACAGCGAGTTCGGGCGGGGAGTATCCAACAGATCGACGCGCGCGGGCGTGCTGACATTGGGATAGTCGATTTCCGTCGCCACGCGTTGATAATGGGCGGTGTCATCGGCGAACGGCGTCGTCTTTTTTTGCGCAAGGCAACCCCCGATCGCCGACAAGGCGATTGCTAGCAACACGGCGGCAACCGAGTCGTTTCGGGGCATGAATTGATGGTCCGTTACCGCACCATGTTTCGGCCGGTCAGACGGCTTTCCAGGGCCCACGGCGATCGAAGGGAAACTAAACATTTAGTAATACTCCCCCTCTATCGGCAGATGGGGGGGCAATACATCCGTTAATGTCGATGTAATCGTTAAACTCGTGCGGAAAGCCCGCGCATGTCCAAAATCCCACGCGAGAAAAGCGCTCTAAGCGTGGATATAATCGACGTTTATGAGTGCCAACCCGGTGAGCCTGGATTCCCTAGCTGACGTGATGTTGGACGAAATCGATCAATTGATCGCCGAGCTGGCGAAGTTATCAAAAACGGATGTCCCCCCGACATCGTTCTATGCCGAGTTGATTCAACGCTCGGTGGCCGCCCTGGCCGCGCAGGGGGGAGCGGTTTGGCTGCTAGCTGATGGGCGCACGCCTGACCTGGTGGCGCAGCTCAACTTGGACACGCCCCTGGCCGGCGCCGATTCCGAGGCTCGCCGTGCTCATCTCGTGGCTGTCGAAGAGGTGGCAAAGGGGGGCCAACCTCGATTGCTGACGCCTGTGCCAGCTTCCGAAGCTTCGCGAGTGGCGCCCTGCGACGCGCTGCGCGTGCTGTGTCCCGTGATGGTCGAGGGGCGTGCCGCGGCCGTCCTCGAAATACTGCAGCGCAGTCAGATTTCTCTCGCGGCGTCGCAAGGCAATCTGCGCTTGTTGACGCTCTTGGCCGAGTTGGCCGCCGACTTTCATCGCCATCACGAATGGCGACAATTTCGTGCCCGAGCGGCCATCGCCACGAAGTTCGAGCAGTTCGTCGAGAAGATTCATCGCAGCCTTGACTCGCAAGCGACTGCGTACACGCTTGCCAACGAAGGCCGAGACCTGGTCGGCGTCGATCGCTTGAGCGTCGTGATCGCCGCCGACAAAGGTTGCCGCCTCGCCGCGACCAGCGGCCTGGATACCTTCGATCGGCGGGCTAACGCCGTGCGTACGCTGGAGCAACTTGCGGGGGCGGCGCTCGCCCAAGGGGAACCCTTGAGTTACGCCGGCGACACCACGGCGCTCCCGCCGCAGATCGAGGCTCCGCTGCAGTCCTACGTCGACGAATCGCACGCCCGAGCGCTCTTGATCCAACCACTGACTGGCCCCGCAGATGCGGCGTCAGCTGACCGGCGCGCCGCGGCCATTGGCGCCTTGGTCGTCGAGCAGTTCAGCGCCGGCTCGATCGACGAGGCGACCGCGCGGCGAATCGAGGTGATTTGTCAGCACGGGGGGCTGGCCTTGCGGAACGCGCTGGCGCACGAGGCGGTGCCGTTCGTGCGCGCGCTCGAAGCGCTCAGCCGTGCGACCTGGTACTGCAGGGCCAAGGGGCTGCCTCGTCTGGCCTGGGGATTGGCGGCCGTGGCGGCGCTTACTGTCGTGCTGGCCGTGGTGCCGGCGGACTTCGAGTTGGAAGCGCGAGGCTCACTTCAACCACGTCAGCGCCGCGATCTCTTTGCGCCCGCGGATGGCGTGGTTGATCGCGTCGATGTCGGCCACGGCGACCAGGTCGCCGCTGGTCAGGCATTGGTGACGCTCCGCAAGCCGGAGTTGGATGTCGAGTTCAGCCGCGTGCTGGGAGAAATCTCGACGGCGCGCAAGCGACTCGAAGGCATTCAGGCCGCGCGGCTGGTCGGTGGCACGGTGGAAAAGGGACGTGATCGCGACAATCAGATGACGGCCGAGGAGGAAGAGCTTAAAGAACGCCTCCGCAGTCTGGAGGCCGAACATAAGATTCTCCGCGAGCAGCAGGCGGAACTGCAGGTGCGCGCCCCGCTCGACGGAATTGTCGTCACCTGGGACGTGGAGCGATTGTTGAGCGCTCGGCCCGTGGCCCGCGGTCAAACGCTGCTGACCGTGGCGCGTACCGAGGGACCGTGGGTGCTGGAAGTACGGCTTGCCGACCGGGACGTCGGCCCGGTGGTTGCCGCGCAAGGTCAACAGTCGACTCCGTTGGCGGTCAAGTTCGTGGTGGCCACCGACCCAGCCACGACGTACCAAGGCGACGTGGCTCACATCGCCATGTCGACCGCCACCGACGACAAGGACGAAGCCTTCGTGCTGGTGACCGCCGATATCGACCGGGAACAACTGTCCGCCGAGTGTCGCCGTCCCGGGGCGACAGTGATCGCCAAGATCCATTGTGGCCGCCGCGCGCTTGGCTACGTGTGGTTCCACGAGCTGATCCACGCCGTGCAGTCTTGGCTGTTGTTTTGAGGGCCGCTGGGCGCCGTGTGGACAAGAGTTCTGGCCCAGCGCGATGCTGCCGGTCAGATCATGAGGAAAGATCGATGCTGAATAAGAACCTCTGTCAGTTGTTCCTCGCCGCTCTCATGTGCGGCAACGAGGCCGCGTGGGCCGGCGAATTGCGCGTGGACGCGGCGCTGGTGACGCTGATCGAGCAAGTGGACGTAGCGGCTAAGGAAGCCGGCGTGCTGATGGAGATTGACGTCCGCGAGGGGCAATGCGTCGAAGCCGGCGCCACGCTCGCGCGCATTGACGATCAGCTTGCCGTGCTGCTGGCCCGAAGGGTGCAAACCGAACTTGATATTGCCCGGCGCGAAGCCAACAACGAGGTCAAGGCGTTGTTTGCGGCCAAGTCGGCCGAAGTGGCCCGTGCCGAGTTGAAACGATCGACAGATTCGGTCGAGAAGTACAGCAAGAGCATTTCCCAGACCGAGTTGGACCGGCTGCGGTTGGTGGTGGAAAAAGCCGAGCTCGAAAGCCAACAGGCGGCGCACGAGCAAGCGTTGGCGAAACTGACCGTCAAGCAGAAGGAAGTGGAATATGAAACCGCTCGGCATAACGTCGAGCGCTGTCAGATTAAAGCCTTGGCGGCAGGCGTCGTGGTCGAAATCAAGAAACGACAGGGAGAATGGGTCGAGCCAGGCATGACGGTGGTGCGACTGGTCCGTATTGACCGCTTGCGGGTCGAAGGATTTCTCGCGGCCAACGATTTGACCGACCATCTGGTGGGCGCGCCAGTGACGCTGGTGGCCAATCTGCCCGGTCGCGCGGGTGCCGAGTTCACGGGCGTCTTGGTTTTCGTCAGTCCCGAGATCAATCCCGTCAACGGTCAGGTGCGCGTGTGGGCGGAGGTCGAGAATCGCGATCAACTTTTGCGTCCTGGCATGAGGGCGTCGCTCGTCATTGGCGCGTCGCGCAAGCCGTAATGTTCAACCATCGCGCCGTCGCAAGGTAACGCCCGGCAGAGGCTTTGATGTCAGCCAGTTCTTTCGCACCACGAGCAACGAGCCGGCCGCTGGGACTGCGGATGCGGCCTGATCTGGTCACGCGGCCGCTCGAATTTGCGCGGCGCAAGCACTGGACCGTCAAAGACCCGTTAGCGCTGCGTTACTATCAGCTTCGCGACGAAGAATATCAGATTCTCAATTGGCTCGACGGGTCGGCGAGCTTGGACGACATTTGTCGGCGCTTTGAAGAGCAATACGCTCCATGCCGCCTGACGGTTCCTCAGCTCCAAGCATTTCTCGGCTCGCTCCATGCGCAAGGTCTGATCATCAGCCAGGCCAGTGCGCAAGGGGACGTGTTGCTCGAAAGCCATCAGCGGCGACGCCGACAAGATTGGTTGCAGCGTTTGTCGTCTCCGTTGGTGATTCGCTTCCGGGGGCTCGATCCCGAGCCGCTCCTCGCTTGGCTATATCCGAAGTGCCGCTGGATGTTCTCGCGCGGCTTCGCGGTGGCGTCGATCTTGTTGGTGGGCGTGGCGGCGCTGCTCACCGCCCTGCGATTTGACTCGTTTGTCGCGCGCATTGGCGATTTGAATGCATTTCTGACGCCTGGCAACCTGCCCTGGCTGGCGGCGGCGGTCATCGTTTCCAAGGTGCTCCATGAACTGGCCCATGCCCTGGTCTGTCGACATTTCGGCGGCGAGTGTCATGAATTGGGCGCGATGTGCTTCGTCTTTACTCCGTGCCTGTATTGCGATGTGTCCGACGCCTGGATGCTGCCCGGCAAGTGGCCGCGCGCGGCGATCGGCGCTGCGGGCATTTTTCTTGAGGTGCTGCTGGCCGCGATTTGCGCGTTGCTGTGGTGGTCGAGCGAGCCGGGCCTGCTGAATACGCTGTGTCTGAATCTCGTCGTCGTCTGCTCGGTGGGAACGCTGTTCTTGAACGGCAATCCCTTGATGCGGTACGACGGTTACTACGTGCTCGCCGATCTGATTGAATTGCCAAACCTTGCCGATCAGGCTCACGCTGTACTCAGGCAAAACCTGGCCCGCTGGTTCCTAGGCGTGGAACTGGTCGCCGACCGGGCCTTGCCCGAGCGTGGGCGCGGCTGGCTGATGGGCTACGCCATCCTGGCGACGGGCTATCGTTGGTTCGTGGTGCTGGCGGCATTGTGGCTGCTGCGCAGGGCCGCCGATCCGTATGGGCTGGCGGTGATCGTCGATAGTCTTGGCTCGTTTGTCGTTGGAATCATGTTGTGCGTCCCGATGTGGCGTGCTTGGCGCTTTGCCAGCAATCCGACGAGAAACGTCGAAGTCAACGGCCCGATGGCCATGCTGCGTGGCGGTGGTTTAGCGCTGTTGCTGGCGGGAATCTTGCTGCTGCCGCTGCCGCGCACCGTCGAAGGGCCGGCGGTCATGGAAGCCAAAGACGCGCGCCGCGTTTACGCCTTGGTGGATGGCAAGGTGAGCGAGCATGTCTTGGAGGGGGCCATCGTCAAGCCGGGCGACGCCCTAGCCCGCACCGAAAACTTGGAGCTGCGTCGGCAAGTTGCCCAATTGGAAGGGGAATGCCGTGTCCAGCGGTTGCGACTGGCGCACTTGCGCAGTCAGGCGATCCAAGATCCAACTGCGGCCGATGCCATTCCCGTGGCCGAGAAAGTGCTCGAAGAACTTGACGAGCGCCTGCGCTTGCGGCTGCTGGACGAACAGCGGTTGCTGCTCTCGGCCCCCGTCGCCGGCGTGGTCATGCCCCAGCCTGGGCCAGCGCGCGGCTTGCCGAGGGAAGAATTGCCGGCGCACGCTGGCACTCCCTTGGACGAGCAAAACACCGGCATGTGGTTGAAGACCGGCGATTTGTTCTGTCTGGTCGGAGATCCACAACGCCTGCAGGCGACGGTGGCGATTGAACAGAGTCAGATCGAGTTCATGCGAGTTGGCCAGCGCGTGAAGCTTCGCCTGGACGAATTCCCGGGCGAGTTTCTGGAAGGGACGATCAGCGAGCTGGCCGAGGTCGAGCTGCGCGTCGCTCCGCGCGAGCTTGCCGCCGGAGGTGAGTTGCCGACTCGCGTTGACTCCCAAGGCATGCACCGCCCCTTGGAGACACATTACCAGGCCCGCGTGTCGCTCGACGAATCTCCCCATCGTGCGCGACTCGGCGCGACGGGCTGGACCAAGATCTCGGTCGACAAGCAGCCGCTCATCAGCCGGCTGTGGCGATTCCTGACCAGCACCTTCCGCTTCATTCGGTAGCCGCAGGCGATTACGGCGGCACAAAGAAGACAATGCCCGTGACCGTGGCGGTTTCGAACAACAAGCCCCGGACGCTGATGGGCAGTCGCTCGCGCTGATAGGGGACGCGGCTGCCAGGCCGGTAGTAGCCCAACGTGTACACACACTCGCGCCGCGGCTGCGCTCCGACCTTGTAAGGCAACAAGGGGATGGTCAGGAAGAAATGCGCCGCCGAGATGCCCGGCTGCAGCACTCCCGCCGTGTAGCCATAGCGTTCGACATTGACCTGTTCGAAGTAGACCGGCCGATGACAAACTCCGGGAGGTTCCCAGGTAAACACGGTGTTATTCCAGCCGCGAGTCAAGCGGCCATATTCTGGCTGGCCGAGGATGGCGGCGGCGGCGTTGGGGGGCAACTCGCCCGCGGTGGGCCGGATATCGATCGACAAATCCTGGCTGGGTATCAACGCCCAACTCGGCTTGAGGGGGAGTGAACTTTCGGTGCGTCCGGTTTTGGGCTGCGCTGCCGCGGGCAATTGGGGCGGAGCTATCGCGGGCACCTGGGCGATGCGGATCGTCGTGCGTGGTTGAACCTCGGCGCTGGCCGCCGGTGGCGTCACGCGGTCGGGAACGCGCAGCACGTGCGGCGGCGTTGCCTTGTGCTCGACGGGGAGCGGTTCGGAGACTTGAAACCTGATCGATGAGGAAGCGTCACCCGCCGGTTCCGCGCCGGCGACGGTGTAGGCCGGCGCCAAGAGGCCGATCGGCGCCCCGAGCAGTCTCGCCAGCGCGAGACTAAGGAGGAGGCGTCGCAGGCGAGATGTCGATGTTGCGGCCATACCGATCAGGCTCGATTCAGACTAATCGTTACATCCGTTGACTAAGGTGGCTATCGATTATTCGGCGGCCTATTAGCAATGTTTTCGTTGGCCTTGGAATAAGCGGTACCGTCGGTTTGGCTGGCAGAACCGGTCACTTGGGCACAACCGGAACGCCGCCAATTCAGCGGTTTAGATGGAGCAAAGATTGACGCCTATAGGGGGAGTAGCGATAATCGAGGATCACCATTTTCTCGCGGTAAAACCGTTGTCATCACGACACTTCAGCGCTAAGCAGGGATGGTTTGGCTGTCGGGAAGGGCCTGAATGCTTCTCCGGGGCTGGATTGACCGACTGTGGGCGAACCACTGCCGTCAGGCGGCTCGTCGGCGTAAAGCTCAGCGCCACCAGGAGCAGCACCCTCCGCTGTTCGTTCGCCAGCTCGAAAAACGCCGCGTGCTGTCCGTCAACGTCCCGGCTGGCCAGGCGTTTTCCGTGGCCGAAAACAGCGCTGCGGGAACCGTGGTCGGGACCGTGGCGGCCACCGACTCGGACGCGGCGTCGCCGCAACTGACGTATAGCATTCTCGATGCGTCGCCGGGCAACGCCTTTCTCATCAATCCGTCGTCCGGCGAAATTGCCGTCACCGACGCCAGCCAGCTCGACTTTGAAACGCATCCTGAGTTTGACCTGACAATTGGCGTTGCCGATCAAAATGGCGCGACGGCCACCACCCAGGTGCAAATCAACCTGACCGACGTGTTTGCGCCGGCCGCCGTTTCGTTCAGCGGCAACGCCACGGTGACGGTGAACAGCGGAAAGCTGGAAGTGGTCCAAGGGGACAACACCCTCTTCAGCCAGCCGCTGGAAGATGTCAGCCACCTAAGAGTCACCGGTTCGAGCGCCAGCGACACGCTGACGGTCGACTTTACGCGCGGCAATCCCGTGCCGGTGGGCGGACTCGACTACGACGGGCTCGGCCAGCCCGACGGCGGGTTGGATACGTTGACGGTCGTGGGGGCGCCCTCGGTGACCTACGACTATCTCAACGCTCACGACGGCGACGTGGTGGTCGACTTCGACGGGACGTCGCGGACCATTAACTATCGCAACTTGGAGCCGCTGACGAACACGGGTACGGCGACCAACATTGTCTTCAATCTGAACAACGGCAACGTGCAGGCGCTTCTCCAAGACGCGGGGGGCGGTCAGTCGCTACTAAGCAGTTTGAACGGCACGTTCGAGTCGACGTTGTTCACCAACCCGACAGGTTCGGTCACGATTAACCTGGGGGGTGGCAACAACTCGCTGCAGGTCGGCGCGCTGTCGGGAACCTTTGGCGTCTCGGTCGTTGGCTCGGGGGGGAATAATTCGCTCACCGTCAGCACGCCCGACCCGGCGCTCACGTCGCCGCAGTTCAACTTTGCCGGATTCAACTTCGACCAAAGCGATACCCCGGACGTGGCCGCCGCCTTGTCGGGCACGCCCACCGGCGGACAAGGGATCGTGATCACGGCCACGCCTGACCCTCCGACCGGTAGTGTGGCGTTTCCGCTGAGTAGCACGGGCTTCAATTCCGCCCTGTCCATCGGCCGACTGCTGAATCCTTCGCTCACATCGGGGACGCTGGCCGTCAATATGCCCTCGGGGAATAATGGGGCCACAGTGCGCGCGGGGATTCAGTTGTCGTGGTCCGCCGGGCGAACGCTGACCAATCAAGCGGGCGATGATTTTGTGATCTATGAATCGTCGTCCAATCCCGGCGGGCCGGACGGCGCGATGGTCCAGGTACACGTTGCCGGCGGTGATTGGACGCAATGGTATTACCAGCCCGATAACTCGCGAGACTTTTACGTCGGTTCGAGCACGGAAGGCGCTTTCGCCGTGGCGTACGATCTATCGACGTTTGGCTTGAGCAACGGCCAGGCGATCGACGGCATCCGCTACGCCAATCTGACGGCGGCCGATCGGATTGCGGGAACCGGCGTCGAGAAGGTTTCGGGCAGCGGCGTGTTGGTTGGTTCCGGCCAGGTGCTGGTCGGCGACAACGGCGCCACGAGCAGCGTGCTGCCCGACCCGGGCCCGCTGGCCAGCTTTGCCTATTATGGCAATGCCACCCTCGATCCCGATCCACTCTATGTGGCGGCGCTGCATCCGTTGGCTTCGGCTGGCGGCATCAACGCTGACGTCGTCACGGTGAATAACACGACCGTGGCGGTCAGCAGCTCCGCCGGGTTGACTCCCACGATCACCTACAGCGGGATCGCGGCGCTCGGAATCAACACCGGATCGGGGCCCGATCAGATCAACGCCACGCTCGGCGGCGCTGGCATCCCGTCGACGATCAGCTTGAACGGCGGCACACCGACCGACTCGGATCAGGTGACGCTGTTCGGCGTGACCGACTGGCAGACGCTTTCGCTCAGCGGCACCACCGTCGCGGACGGGACCACGACGGTTTCCCTGTCGAATGTCGAGTCGCTCACGGTCGATGTCTCGGGCGCTGCGAACGACACGGTGCAAGTCAATCGTAACTTCGCGCTCGCCGGCAACTCGCCCCAGTTGCAAGTGCTCGGCGGCGCGGCGGCACAGCACAACGCGCTGGTGGTGAACACCGGCTACGCGGCGACGTCCGCGGCCAGCCAGACCTTCTCGTTTGCCGGCGTGACATTCGACCAGTCGGCCACGCCCAACGTGTTCTCGGAACTTGGCACCGGCGCACTGACCGGCGGACAGGGAGTCAGCATCCAGACTCGCCCCGCGGTGACCACGGGCGCGATCTCGGGCTTTCCCAGCACCACGACCGGCTACAACCCCGCGCTATCGATTGGCAGTTTGTTCAATCGCGGCGGCACGACCACGACGGCCGTCAATCTGCCCGACATCACCAACAACGGCACCAGCAACCGAGGGGGCTTTGTCGTCAGTTGGGACCAGGGGCGCACTCTGGCCAACGTCGCGGGCAATGACTTTGTCATCTACGAATCGGGCAACGCCAACGCCCCCGACGCGTACATGGTCCAGGTGCATGACCCGAACACCAACACTTGGAGCTCCTGGGTCTATAAGCCTTCCACGTCGTTTGCCACTTATACCAGCGGCGGCGGAGCGTTTGCCACGCAGTTTGATTTGAGCGATTTCGGTATCGCCACGGGGGGCGTGATCGACGCCATCCGGCTGGTGAACATGACCTCGGCCGATCGGATGCAAAGCTCCACCGGCTCGGGCGTGGTGTTGCCGAACGACAATGGCGTGACGAGCAGTTATCTGCCCAATCCTGGCACGTTGGCCAGCTTTACCAGCTATGCGAGCACCACGTTCGATCCGGATCCGTTGTATATCGGCGCGCTGCACGCGGTGGCGGCCACGACCTCGACGGATGACACCGTTTCGCTCGCGCCCACGGCAGTGAACGTGACGAACTTCATCCCGATCTCCTACGGTGGCATCGACTCGCTTACGCTGAACACGGGCAACGGCGCCGATTCAATTCAAGTGCAGCCGAGCGCGACCACCGCTTACACGGTGAACGCCGGCACGCCGAACATCGCCACCAATCCTGGCGATAACGTGGTGTTGAACCTGACCGGCTTGAGCAGTCCCCTCTACACGGTTACCGGCCAGGGGGCCGGCACGCTGTCGTCATTGAGTAGTCGCGCTGATCTGTTCACCGGGGTTGATAGCCTTAGCGGCCTTCCCTCGTTCAACGTCGCCGTGGATGCCACGGCCAATCCTTCGGGGAGTGCTAGCGATACGTTCTTCGCCCAGCGCAACGGGGCGAGCTTGGAATTGACCGTCAACGGTTCGCTCGTCTTTCGTGGCAATGCCGGCTCGATCAGCAACCTGCTGGTCACCGGCTCGTCGCACGACGATACGCTGACGCTCGACTCGACCAGCGGCAATCCGATTCCCGCAGGCAACGTGACGTTCAACGCTGGCTCGGGGACCGATCGTCTGCTGCTGCAAAACGGCAGCGTCGTCTCGGTGGACCACACGTATACCGACGCGCTGGACGGGCAAGTGAATGTCGATGGCTCGCTCGCCGTTTACACCGGCGTCGAGTCGATTACCGACACGCTGTTCGCCGCGAACCGCATCTTTGATTTTCTCGCCACGGCCAACGCGATTGTGCTGGGGGCAAACACGGGCGTCTCGGGGCAATCGCTGATTACCAGCAACAACAGCCCCTCGACCGCGTTCGTAAATCCGACCAGCACGCTGACGCTGAACGCGGGCCCGCAAGATGACTCGGTCACCTTACAACAGACCGACGCGGCGTATCAGGCGACCACCACGCTGAACGGCCAGGGTGGCAACGACACGTTTTTGATCTCGAGCAATGGGCTCTCGTCGGGCGGCACGGTGAGCTTTGTCACCTTTCCGATCTACGTGAACGGCGGAGGCCAGGACGGCGACACGCTGACGGTGGATGACTCGGGGGACGGCACGGGGCGCACCTTCTCGATCAGCGACACGACCATCGGCGGTTCCCCCGTTCCGGCCGGCGCTGCCGTGGACAATGCCGGGGCCGCCTCGCCCGTGATCGACGGGAGCATTGGGCCAATCGAGTGGAACAGCGTGCCGATTGCGTTCGACACCGGCGCGCGTCCCGCCTCGAACCAGCAGACCGAGCTGCTCTATACCTTCTCGGAAGGGTCCGGCACGACCACGGCCGATACCAGCGGCAACGGCAACACGGGCTTGCTGGCGACGCCCCCGGGGCCGATCTTCGAGCCGAACGCGGGCAAGTTCGGCGGCGCGTTGTTGTTCAATGGCACCAGCGACTTTGCCTGGTTTCAGGATCCCAGCTTCAATGTCGGCGCGCAGGGGACGCTCAGCTTTTGGACGCTGATGCAAGACGCCACGCGGCGCAACACGTTCTTCCGCGCACCCGGCGCGATGGAGTTCCAGTACCGGCAGAACACCAGCGGCGAGTTCTACGCCTCGCCGAACAACAGCCTCGATACCGCCATCCAGAATACCGGCGCGGCATCCCTGCAAGGAGCGTGGACCAACCTGCAGTTCACCTGGCAGCAAACCAGCGCCAACAGCGGCGTGATGCACATCTTCGTCAACGGCGCGGAGGTGGCGCCGTACCTGGTCGGGTTCGATTCGACGATCACCAG
This window contains:
- a CDS encoding HlyD family efflux transporter periplasmic adaptor subunit, yielding MSASSFAPRATSRPLGLRMRPDLVTRPLEFARRKHWTVKDPLALRYYQLRDEEYQILNWLDGSASLDDICRRFEEQYAPCRLTVPQLQAFLGSLHAQGLIISQASAQGDVLLESHQRRRRQDWLQRLSSPLVIRFRGLDPEPLLAWLYPKCRWMFSRGFAVASILLVGVAALLTALRFDSFVARIGDLNAFLTPGNLPWLAAAVIVSKVLHELAHALVCRHFGGECHELGAMCFVFTPCLYCDVSDAWMLPGKWPRAAIGAAGIFLEVLLAAICALLWWSSEPGLLNTLCLNLVVVCSVGTLFLNGNPLMRYDGYYVLADLIELPNLADQAHAVLRQNLARWFLGVELVADRALPERGRGWLMGYAILATGYRWFVVLAALWLLRRAADPYGLAVIVDSLGSFVVGIMLCVPMWRAWRFASNPTRNVEVNGPMAMLRGGGLALLLAGILLLPLPRTVEGPAVMEAKDARRVYALVDGKVSEHVLEGAIVKPGDALARTENLELRRQVAQLEGECRVQRLRLAHLRSQAIQDPTAADAIPVAEKVLEELDERLRLRLLDEQRLLLSAPVAGVVMPQPGPARGLPREELPAHAGTPLDEQNTGMWLKTGDLFCLVGDPQRLQATVAIEQSQIEFMRVGQRVKLRLDEFPGEFLEGTISELAEVELRVAPRELAAGGELPTRVDSQGMHRPLETHYQARVSLDESPHRARLGATGWTKISVDKQPLISRLWRFLTSTFRFIR